The following are from one region of the Capsicum annuum cultivar UCD-10X-F1 chromosome 1, UCD10Xv1.1, whole genome shotgun sequence genome:
- the LOC107865193 gene encoding uncharacterized protein LOC107865193 isoform X1 yields MEFVMGKICRVNGRQLMYVVCLLLIFVAESTIMGKKSSRKKGDGTTLGSITLREEFDGKKKQIHVNAKSMLKLEHIKNLATWASGEASIPSLGAFFGQRLAASAESLGVLPDPSLFTCQRCESILQAGYNCTTRIEKNKRKARKNRKMSGIPPKNYVVYECHFCSHRNVKRGTRRGYLNDLYLAKPKTSRVDPTISAIRKSEQLDTCIDKAKVGPTKSAKQKSEHLDTLVTSINKARVGTTESATQKSDQQFDVSGGNTDEINETDVIVSSEIVLDDPMASPATPITSLLDSKKRKRNRTGSKKKVEPLDVSSITNAEKTFATSNKRKKNSWTSLKEIAESQSGNSRKFPNISVPFVL; encoded by the exons CACCATAATGGGTAAGAAATCATCAAGAAAGAAAGGAGATGGTACAACACTTGGTTCAATTACATTAAGAGAAGAATTTGATGGCAAGAAAAAACAAATTCACGTTAATGCGAAATCGATGCTGAAATTGGAGCATATAAAGAATCTTGCTACATGGGCTAGTGGTGAAGCTTCTATTCCTTCACTTGGTGCGTTTTTTGGTCAGAGATTAGCTGCATCAGCCGAGTCTTTGGGTGTTCTTCCTGATCCTTCCTTATTTACTTGTCAAAG GTGTGAGTCTATCCTTCAGGCTGGCTACAACTGTACAACACGGATTgagaagaacaaaagaaaagcACGAAAGAACCGCAAGATGTCTGGTATTCCCCCAAAGAACTATGTTGTATATGAGTGTCATTTCTGCTCACACCGGAATGTAAAGAGAGGAACCCGAAGAGGCTATTTGAACGACCTATATCTTGCCAAACCAAAAACTTCAAGAGTTGACCCTACTATATCAGCAATTCGAAAGTCTGAACAGTTGGATACATGTATTGATAAGGCAAAAGTTGGTCCTACTAAATCAGCAAAGCAAAAGTCTGAACATTTGGATACGTTAGTGACTAGTATCAATAAGGCAAGAGTTGGCACTACTGAATCAGCAACCCAAAAGTCCGATCAACAGTTTGATGTCTCAGGGGGTAATACCGATGAAATTAATGAGACAGATGTAATAGTTTCATCTGAAATAGTTTTAGATGATCCTATGGCTAGTCCTGCTACTCCAATTACTTCTCTGTTGGACTcgaaaaagaggaaaagaaatagAACAGGGTCCAAGAAAAAAGTTGAACCTCTGGATGTTTCTTCCATAACAAATGCTGAGAAGACCTTCGCGACATCCAATAAGCGAAAGAAGAATTCTTGGACTAGTTTGAAGGAAATTGCGGAAAGTCAGAGTGGGAATAGCAGGAAGTTCCCCAACATATCTGTTCCTTTTGTTCTTTAA
- the LOC107865193 gene encoding uncharacterized protein LOC107865193 isoform X2: MGKKSSRKKGDGTTLGSITLREEFDGKKKQIHVNAKSMLKLEHIKNLATWASGEASIPSLGAFFGQRLAASAESLGVLPDPSLFTCQRCESILQAGYNCTTRIEKNKRKARKNRKMSGIPPKNYVVYECHFCSHRNVKRGTRRGYLNDLYLAKPKTSRVDPTISAIRKSEQLDTCIDKAKVGPTKSAKQKSEHLDTLVTSINKARVGTTESATQKSDQQFDVSGGNTDEINETDVIVSSEIVLDDPMASPATPITSLLDSKKRKRNRTGSKKKVEPLDVSSITNAEKTFATSNKRKKNSWTSLKEIAESQSGNSRKFPNISVPFVL; this comes from the exons ATGGGTAAGAAATCATCAAGAAAGAAAGGAGATGGTACAACACTTGGTTCAATTACATTAAGAGAAGAATTTGATGGCAAGAAAAAACAAATTCACGTTAATGCGAAATCGATGCTGAAATTGGAGCATATAAAGAATCTTGCTACATGGGCTAGTGGTGAAGCTTCTATTCCTTCACTTGGTGCGTTTTTTGGTCAGAGATTAGCTGCATCAGCCGAGTCTTTGGGTGTTCTTCCTGATCCTTCCTTATTTACTTGTCAAAG GTGTGAGTCTATCCTTCAGGCTGGCTACAACTGTACAACACGGATTgagaagaacaaaagaaaagcACGAAAGAACCGCAAGATGTCTGGTATTCCCCCAAAGAACTATGTTGTATATGAGTGTCATTTCTGCTCACACCGGAATGTAAAGAGAGGAACCCGAAGAGGCTATTTGAACGACCTATATCTTGCCAAACCAAAAACTTCAAGAGTTGACCCTACTATATCAGCAATTCGAAAGTCTGAACAGTTGGATACATGTATTGATAAGGCAAAAGTTGGTCCTACTAAATCAGCAAAGCAAAAGTCTGAACATTTGGATACGTTAGTGACTAGTATCAATAAGGCAAGAGTTGGCACTACTGAATCAGCAACCCAAAAGTCCGATCAACAGTTTGATGTCTCAGGGGGTAATACCGATGAAATTAATGAGACAGATGTAATAGTTTCATCTGAAATAGTTTTAGATGATCCTATGGCTAGTCCTGCTACTCCAATTACTTCTCTGTTGGACTcgaaaaagaggaaaagaaatagAACAGGGTCCAAGAAAAAAGTTGAACCTCTGGATGTTTCTTCCATAACAAATGCTGAGAAGACCTTCGCGACATCCAATAAGCGAAAGAAGAATTCTTGGACTAGTTTGAAGGAAATTGCGGAAAGTCAGAGTGGGAATAGCAGGAAGTTCCCCAACATATCTGTTCCTTTTGTTCTTTAA